One genomic segment of Helicobacter pylori NQ4053 includes these proteins:
- the metG gene encoding methionine--tRNA ligase: MQKSLITTPIYYVNDVPHIGHAYTTLIADTLKKYYTLQGEEVFFLTGTDEHGQKIEQSARLRNQSPKAYADSISAIFKNQWDFFNLDYDGFIRTTDSEHQKCVQNAFEIMFEKGDIYKGTYSGYYCVSCESYCAISKADNTNDKVLCPDCLRETTLLEEESYFFKLSAYEKPLLEFYAKNPEAILPIYRKNEVTSFIEQGLLDLSITRTSFEWGIPLPKKMNDPKHVVYVWLDALLNYASALGYLNGLDDKMAHFECARHIVGKDILRFHAIYWPAFLMSLNLPLFKQLCVHGWWTIEGVKMSKSLGNVLDAQKLAMEYGIEELRYFLLREVPFGQDGDFSKKALVERINANLNNDLGNLLNRLLGMAKKYFNYSLKSAKITAYYSKELEKAHQILDNANSFVPKMQLHKALEELFNIYDFLNKLIAKEEPWVLHKNNESEKLEALLSLIANALLQSSFLLYAFMPKSAMKLASAFHVEITPNNYERFFKAKNLQDMILQDTEPLFCKMEKVEKEALPEKTEKNEKKKKQKKKKPHQHKKTISALRISKK; the protein is encoded by the coding sequence ATGCAAAAATCACTGATCACAACCCCCATTTATTATGTGAATGATGTCCCTCATATTGGCCATGCTTATACGACTTTGATTGCGGACACTTTAAAGAAGTATTACACGCTTCAAGGCGAAGAAGTCTTTTTTTTAACCGGCACCGATGAGCATGGGCAAAAGATCGAACAAAGTGCGAGATTGAGAAATCAAAGCCCTAAAGCTTACGCCGATAGCATTAGCGCGATTTTTAAAAACCAGTGGGATTTTTTCAATTTAGATTATGATGGTTTTATCCGCACCACAGACAGCGAGCATCAAAAATGCGTGCAAAACGCCTTTGAAATCATGTTTGAAAAAGGGGATATTTATAAAGGCACTTATAGCGGGTATTATTGCGTGAGCTGTGAGAGTTATTGCGCGATTTCTAAAGCGGACAACACGAACGATAAAGTCCTATGCCCTGATTGCTTGAGGGAGACCACGCTTTTAGAAGAAGAGAGTTATTTTTTTAAATTGAGCGCGTATGAAAAGCCTTTATTGGAGTTTTACGCTAAAAACCCTGAAGCGATTTTGCCTATTTATCGTAAAAATGAGGTAACTTCTTTTATTGAGCAGGGTTTATTGGATCTGTCTATCACGCGCACGAGCTTTGAATGGGGCATTCCTTTGCCTAAAAAAATGAACGATCCTAAACATGTGGTGTATGTTTGGTTAGACGCTTTATTGAATTATGCGAGCGCGTTAGGGTATTTGAATGGTTTAGACGATAAAATGGCGCATTTTGAATGCGCTAGGCATATTGTGGGTAAGGATATTTTGCGTTTCCATGCCATTTATTGGCCGGCTTTTTTGATGAGTTTGAATTTGCCCTTATTCAAACAGCTTTGCGTGCATGGGTGGTGGACGATAGAGGGCGTGAAAATGAGTAAGAGCTTGGGTAATGTTTTAGACGCTCAAAAGCTCGCCATGGAGTATGGGATTGAAGAATTGCGTTATTTTTTATTGCGTGAGGTGCCTTTTGGGCAAGATGGGGATTTTTCTAAAAAAGCGTTAGTAGAAAGGATTAATGCGAATTTGAATAACGATTTGGGGAATTTGTTGAATCGCTTGCTAGGCATGGCTAAAAAATATTTCAATTATTCTCTAAAAAGCGCAAAAATCACCGCTTATTATTCTAAAGAGCTAGAAAAAGCGCATCAAATTTTAGATAACGCTAATTCTTTTGTGCCTAAAATGCAATTGCATAAAGCTTTAGAGGAATTGTTTAATATTTATGATTTTTTGAATAAACTCATCGCTAAAGAAGAGCCGTGGGTTTTGCACAAAAACAACGAATCAGAAAAACTAGAAGCCTTATTGAGCTTGATCGCAAACGCACTGTTGCAATCAAGCTTTTTGCTCTATGCGTTCATGCCAAAGAGCGCTATGAAATTAGCGAGCGCTTTTCATGTAGAAATCACACCCAATAATTACGAACGCTTTTTTAAAGCTAAAAATTTACAAGACATGATTTTACAAGACACCGAGCCTTTATTTTGTAAAATGGAAAAAGTGGAAAAAGAAGCCCTACCAGAAAAAACAGAAAAAAACGAAAAGAAAAAAAAGCAGAAAAAGAAAAAGCCCCACCAACACAAGAAAACTATATCGGCATTGAGGATTTCAAAAAAGTAG
- the cfaS gene encoding cyclopropane fatty acid synthase codes for MISKFLLKSMFKQWKNGDYQVVFWDNSVYRNGEHSPKFTLKIHRPLKFSDIKKDMSLTIAEAYMDGVIDIEGSMDEVMHSLYLQTNYEHLHKHDNAKAIQKPVKESSNISKHYDLGNDFYSIWLDETLSYSCAYFKKDDDTLHAAQLQKLDHTLKKLHLKPGEKLLDIGCGWGYLSVKAAQEYGAEVMGITISSEQYKQANKRVQELGLEDKVTIKLLNYQDLDGRLYRFDKVVSVGMFEHVGKDNLPFYFKKVKEVLKRGGMFLLHSILCCFEGKTNAWVDKYIFPGGYLPSLREVMSVMSECDFHLLMAESLRIHYAKTLDIWRDNFNHNLDQVKRLGYDERFIRMWDLYLRTCASAFRVGSADLFQLLLTNSVDNTFPLTKEYIYQ; via the coding sequence ATGATTTCAAAATTTTTGCTCAAAAGCATGTTCAAGCAGTGGAAAAACGGCGATTATCAGGTCGTTTTTTGGGATAATAGCGTTTATAGGAATGGCGAACATTCGCCTAAATTCACCCTTAAAATCCATCGCCCCCTGAAATTTAGCGATATTAAAAAAGACATGTCTTTGACGATCGCTGAGGCTTATATGGACGGCGTGATTGATATTGAAGGCTCTATGGATGAGGTGATGCACTCTTTGTATTTGCAAACCAATTATGAGCATTTGCACAAACATGATAACGCTAAAGCTATCCAAAAACCTGTCAAAGAAAGCTCCAACATTTCTAAACATTACGATTTAGGGAATGACTTTTATTCTATCTGGCTGGATGAAACCTTAAGCTATTCATGCGCGTATTTCAAAAAAGACGATGACACCCTCCATGCCGCCCAACTCCAAAAATTAGATCACACTTTAAAAAAGCTCCACCTAAAGCCTGGCGAAAAACTGCTGGATATAGGCTGTGGTTGGGGCTATCTCTCTGTAAAAGCCGCGCAAGAATACGGGGCGGAAGTGATGGGGATCACCATTTCTAGCGAGCAATACAAACAGGCTAACAAACGAGTCCAAGAGTTAGGGCTAGAGGATAAAGTAACGATCAAGTTATTGAATTACCAGGATTTAGATGGGCGCTTATACCGCTTTGATAAGGTGGTGAGCGTGGGCATGTTTGAGCATGTGGGTAAGGATAATTTGCCCTTTTATTTCAAAAAAGTTAAAGAAGTGTTGAAGAGAGGCGGGATGTTTTTGCTCCACTCCATTTTATGCTGTTTTGAAGGCAAGACTAACGCATGGGTGGATAAATACATCTTCCCGGGCGGTTATTTGCCCTCTTTAAGAGAAGTGATGAGCGTGATGAGCGAATGCGACTTCCACTTGCTCATGGCTGAAAGCTTACGCATCCATTACGCTAAGACTTTAGACATTTGGCGAGACAACTTCAACCACAATCTAGACCAAGTGAAAAGACTCGGCTATGACGAACGCTTTATCCGCATGTGGGATCTGTATTTAAGGACTTGCGCTTCCGCTTTCAGGGTGGGGAGCGCGGATTTATTCCAATTGCTCTTAACCAACAGCGTGGATAACACTTTCCCCTTAACCAAAGAATACATCTACCAATAA
- the cmoB gene encoding tRNA 5-methoxyuridine(34)/uridine 5-oxyacetic acid(34) synthase CmoB gives MLICNDKFNPKTLLEEIMALRPWRKGPFEISQIKIDSEWDSSIKWDLVKNATPLKDKVVADVGCNNGYYLFKMLEHGPKSLVGFDPGVLVKKQFEFLAPFFDKEQKIIYESLGVESLHEKYPNAFDVIFCLGVLYHRKSPLEALKALYHALKIKGELVLDTLIIDSPLDIALCPKKTYAKMKNVYFIPSVSTLKGWCERVGFENFEILSVLKTTPKEQRKTDFILGQSLEDFLDKTDHSKTLEGYDAPLRGYFKMLKPSKR, from the coding sequence ATGCTCATTTGTAACGATAAATTCAATCCAAAAACCCTTTTAGAAGAAATCATGGCGTTAAGGCCATGGCGTAAAGGCCCTTTTGAAATTTCTCAAATCAAGATTGATAGCGAATGGGATAGCTCTATTAAATGGGATCTAGTCAAAAACGCCACTCCTTTAAAAGATAAGGTTGTGGCTGATGTGGGTTGCAATAACGGCTATTACTTGTTTAAAATGCTAGAACATGGGCCTAAAAGTTTGGTGGGGTTTGATCCGGGCGTTTTAGTCAAAAAACAATTTGAATTTTTAGCCCCCTTTTTTGATAAAGAACAAAAGATCATTTATGAGTCTTTAGGGGTAGAGAGTTTGCATGAAAAATACCCTAACGCTTTTGATGTCATTTTTTGCTTAGGGGTGCTATACCACAGAAAAAGCCCGCTAGAGGCTTTAAAAGCCTTGTATCATGCTTTAAAGATAAAAGGGGAGCTGGTGCTAGATACGCTTATTATTGATTCGCCCCTAGACATCGCTCTTTGCCCTAAAAAAACTTATGCTAAAATGAAAAACGTTTATTTTATCCCTAGCGTTAGCACGCTAAAGGGGTGGTGCGAAAGGGTGGGGTTTGAAAATTTTGAGATTCTTAGCGTTTTAAAGACCACGCCTAAAGAACAGCGTAAAACGGATTTTATTTTGGGGCAAAGTTTAGAAGATTTTTTGGATAAAACAGATCACTCTAAAACTTTAGAGGGGTATGACGCTCCTTTGAGGGGGTATTTTAAGATGCTTAAACCAAGCAAGCGTTAA
- the hpaA2 gene encoding HpaA2 protein, translated as MKKGSLAIVLGSLLASGAFYTALADGMPMKQQHNNGESVELHFHYPIKGKQEPKNSHLVVLIEPKIEINKVIPESYQKEFEKSLVLQLSNVLERKGYSVSQFKDVSEIPQDIKEKALLVLRMDGNMAILEDIVEENDATNEEKVIDMSSGYLNLNFVEPKSEDIIHSFGVDVSKIKAVIERVELRRTNSGGFVPKTFVHRIKETDYDRAIKKIMNQAYHKVMVHITKELSKKHMERYEKVSSEMKKRK; from the coding sequence ATGAAAAAAGGTAGTTTAGCAATCGTTTTAGGATCGTTGTTAGCAAGTGGGGCGTTTTATACGGCTCTAGCTGATGGAATGCCTATGAAGCAACAGCACAATAATGGTGAGTCAGTGGAGTTGCATTTCCATTACCCCATTAAAGGCAAGCAAGAGCCTAAAAACAGCCATTTAGTTGTCTTAATCGAGCCTAAAATAGAGATCAATAAGGTTATCCCTGAAAGCTATCAAAAAGAGTTTGAAAAATCTTTAGTCCTCCAATTGAGTAATGTTTTAGAAAGGAAGGGTTATAGCGTTTCGCAATTTAAAGATGTTAGCGAAATCCCTCAAGACATCAAAGAAAAAGCGTTGCTCGTTTTACGCATGGATGGGAATATGGCGATTTTAGAAGATATTGTGGAAGAAAACGATGCAACGAATGAAGAAAAGGTTATTGACATGTCTTCAGGGTATTTGAATTTGAATTTCGTTGAGCCAAAAAGTGAAGATATTATCCATAGTTTTGGTGTTGATGTTTCAAAGATTAAGGCTGTGATTGAAAGAGTGGAATTGCGGCGCACGAATTCTGGAGGTTTTGTCCCCAAAACTTTTGTGCATAGGATTAAGGAAACCGATTATGACAGAGCTATTAAAAAGATCATGAATCAAGCCTATCACAAAGTGATGGTGCATATCACCAAAGAGTTAAGCAAAAAACACATGGAACGTTATGAAAAAGTTTCTAGTGAAATGAAAAAGCGAAAGTAG
- a CDS encoding neuraminyllactose-binding hemagglutinin-like domain protein yields the protein MILPLSRQERLNGNDYLKNSAKSRIFWVRLGIDFK from the coding sequence ATGATATTACCTCTAAGCCGCCAGGAACGATTGAATGGGAATGATTATCTTAAAAATAGCGCTAAAAGTAGGATTTTTTGGGTAAGATTAGGAATTGATTTTAAATAA
- a CDS encoding type II toxin-antitoxin system HicB family antitoxin encodes MLINAVIEKDENGYFAFVPFLKGCVSQGKSYEEALRNIKEAIELYLGDLEADELAFLSKKNSVIAPIEIAFA; translated from the coding sequence ATGCTTATAAACGCTGTCATAGAAAAAGATGAGAATGGGTATTTTGCTTTTGTCCCCTTTCTAAAAGGCTGTGTATCACAAGGGAAAAGTTATGAAGAAGCCCTAAGAAACATTAAAGAAGCCATAGAGCTTTATTTGGGAGATTTAGAAGCCGATGAGTTAGCTTTTCTTTCTAAGAAAAATTCTGTAATAGCACCCATTGAGATAGCTTTTGCCTGA
- a CDS encoding hotdog domain-containing protein — MQESVVHVDYDSLETCKNFKPSVGTELVVLEKDIAHARFKGNESMVYEENFVHAGFVLIACNYAALCALNKRHSVVVSNNINFYAPLELNQEALIKAQVIQDGVKKAEIKIEAFVLDIQVLEGMIEIVVFDKKPFKFNFKEE, encoded by the coding sequence GTGCAAGAATCAGTCGTTCATGTGGATTATGACTCTTTAGAGACTTGTAAGAATTTCAAACCAAGCGTTGGCACTGAACTAGTCGTTTTAGAAAAAGATATAGCCCATGCGCGTTTCAAGGGCAATGAAAGCATGGTGTATGAAGAAAATTTTGTGCATGCCGGGTTTGTGCTTATTGCGTGCAATTATGCGGCCTTGTGCGCGTTGAATAAAAGACACAGCGTGGTGGTTTCTAATAACATCAATTTTTACGCCCCCCTAGAATTGAATCAAGAAGCGCTCATTAAGGCACAAGTCATTCAAGATGGCGTGAAAAAAGCTGAAATAAAAATAGAGGCGTTTGTGTTAGACATTCAGGTTTTAGAGGGAATGATAGAAATCGTGGTGTTTGATAAAAAGCCTTTTAAATTCAATTTTAAAGAAGAGTAG
- the speA gene encoding arginine decarboxylase — MQEVHDYGIKFWSNNEFKIEKGLVKVCHGKNPSLLEIVQSVRDKGYRGPLLVRFPHLVQKQIKSLFDAFSSAIKEYQYSGAFKAVFPLKVNQMPSFVFPLVQGAKGLDYGLEAGSKSELIIAMSYTNPKAPITVNGFKDKEMIELGFIAKSMQHEITLTIEGLNELKTIIAVAKQNDFVACPKIGIRIRLHSAGTGVWAKSGGINSKFGLSSTEVLEAMRLLEENDLLEHFHMIHFHIGSQISDISPLKKALREAGNLYAELRKMGAKNLNSVNIGGGLAVEYTQHKHHQDKNYTLEEFSADVVFLLREIVKNKQEIEPDIFIESGRYISANHAVLVAPVLELFSHEYNEKSLKIKESNNPPLIDEMLDLLANINEKNAIEYLHDSFDHTESLFTLFDLGYIDLIDRSNTEVLAHLIVKKAVQLLYVKDHNDILRIQEQVQERYLLNCSFFQSLPDYWGLRQNFPVMPLNKLDEKPTRSASLWDITCDSDGEIAFDSTKPLFLHDIDIDEEEYFLAFFLVGAYQEVLGMKHNLFTHPTEFSVVFDEKGDYEVEDICEAQTILDVLDDLDYDTKEIERLLKQKIEDNNQLDMEEKKEIMGRLYVMLSENGYLRTIS, encoded by the coding sequence ATGCAAGAAGTCCATGATTATGGGATTAAATTTTGGAGCAATAACGAATTTAAGATAGAAAAAGGCTTGGTTAAAGTTTGTCATGGCAAAAACCCCTCGCTTTTAGAAATCGTTCAAAGCGTGCGCGATAAGGGCTATAGAGGGCCTTTGTTGGTGCGATTCCCCCATTTGGTACAAAAACAAATCAAAAGCCTGTTTGATGCGTTTTCTTCAGCGATTAAAGAGTATCAATACAGCGGGGCTTTTAAGGCGGTTTTCCCTTTAAAGGTCAATCAAATGCCCTCGTTTGTTTTCCCTTTAGTGCAAGGGGCTAAGGGCTTGGATTACGGGTTAGAAGCCGGGAGCAAGTCTGAACTCATCATTGCGATGAGCTACACTAACCCTAAAGCCCCTATCACCGTGAATGGTTTTAAAGACAAAGAAATGATTGAGCTTGGCTTTATCGCTAAAAGCATGCAGCATGAGATCACTTTAACGATTGAGGGTTTGAATGAATTGAAAACCATTATCGCCGTGGCTAAACAAAACGATTTTGTAGCATGCCCTAAAATTGGCATTCGCATCCGTTTGCACAGCGCTGGCACTGGCGTTTGGGCAAAGAGTGGGGGGATCAATTCTAAATTTGGTCTTAGCAGCACTGAAGTTTTAGAAGCGATGCGCCTTTTAGAAGAAAACGACTTACTAGAGCATTTCCACATGATACATTTCCACATAGGCTCTCAAATCAGCGATATTTCGCCCTTAAAAAAGGCTTTAAGAGAAGCGGGTAACTTGTATGCAGAATTGCGTAAAATGGGCGCTAAAAATCTTAATAGCGTGAATATTGGAGGGGGGTTAGCCGTAGAATACACCCAGCACAAGCACCACCAAGACAAAAACTACACTTTAGAGGAATTCAGCGCTGATGTGGTGTTTTTATTGAGGGAAATTGTGAAAAATAAGCAGGAAATCGAGCCGGATATTTTCATTGAATCAGGCCGTTACATTTCCGCTAACCATGCCGTTTTAGTGGCCCCGGTGTTAGAATTGTTCTCGCATGAATACAATGAAAAATCCCTAAAAATCAAAGAAAGTAATAACCCCCCCTTGATTGATGAAATGCTAGACTTGCTCGCTAATATCAATGAAAAAAACGCCATTGAATACTTGCATGATAGTTTTGATCACACCGAGTCGTTATTCACGCTTTTTGATTTGGGTTATATTGATTTGATTGACAGGAGCAATACCGAAGTTTTAGCCCATTTGATCGTCAAAAAAGCGGTGCAATTGCTTTATGTTAAGGATCATAACGATATTTTACGCATTCAAGAGCAGGTCCAAGAGCGCTATTTGTTGAATTGCTCGTTTTTCCAAAGCTTGCCGGATTATTGGGGCTTGAGACAGAATTTCCCGGTCATGCCCTTGAATAAATTAGATGAAAAGCCCACCAGGAGCGCGAGCTTGTGGGATATTACTTGCGATAGCGATGGGGAAATCGCTTTTGATTCCACAAAGCCCTTGTTTTTGCACGATATAGATATAGATGAAGAAGAATACTTTTTAGCGTTCTTTTTAGTGGGAGCGTATCAAGAAGTTTTAGGCATGAAGCACAATTTATTCACACACCCTACGGAATTTAGCGTGGTTTTTGATGAAAAAGGCGATTATGAAGTGGAAGATATTTGCGAAGCCCAAACGATTTTAGACGTGTTAGACGATTTGGACTATGACACTAAAGAGATCGAGCGCCTTTTAAAGCAAAAAATTGAAGACAACAACCAACTGGACATGGAAGAAAAGAAAGAAATCATGGGGCGCTTGTATGTCATGCTGAGCGAAAACGGGTATTTGCGCACGATTTCTTAA
- a CDS encoding type II toxin-antitoxin system HicA family toxin: protein MPELPRLTAKEAEKLLLQNGFVFSRQKGSHRIYVKDKIRQVLPFHSGEILHPKIVKEIMENILK from the coding sequence TTGCCTGAATTGCCACGACTCACAGCTAAAGAAGCAGAGAAGCTATTATTGCAGAATGGATTTGTTTTCTCTAGGCAAAAAGGCAGCCATAGAATTTATGTGAAAGATAAGATCAGGCAGGTTTTGCCTTTTCATTCTGGCGAAATCTTGCACCCTAAAATAGTGAAAGAAATCATGGAAAATATCCTTAAATGA
- a CDS encoding mechanosensitive ion channel family protein → MRLLLRWVLVLSLFLNPLRAVEEHETDAVDLFLIFNQINQLNQVIETYKKNPERSAEVSLYNTQKNDLIKSLTSKVLNERDKIGIDINQNLKEQEKIKKRLSKSIKGDDFYTFMKDRLSLDILLIDEILYRFIDKIRSSIDIFSEQKDVESISDAFLLRLGQFKLYTFPKNLDNVKMHELEQMFSDYELRLNTYTEVLRYIKNHPKEVLPKNLIMEVNMDFVLNKISKVLPFTTHSLQVSKIVLALTILALLLGLRKLITWLLALLLDRIFEIMQRNKKMHVNVQSSIVSPVSVFLALFSCDVALDIFYYPNASPPKVSMWVGAVYIMLLAWLVIALFKGYGEALVTNMATKSTHNFRKEVINLILKVVYFLIFIVALLGVLKQLGFNVSAIIASLGIGGLAVALAVKDVLANFFASVILLLDNSFSQGDWIVCGEVEGTVVEMGLRRTTIRAFDNALLSVPNSELAGKPIRNWSRRKVGRRIKMEIGLTYSSSQSALQLCVKDIKEMLENHPKIANGADSALQNASDYRYMFKKDIVSIDDFLGYKNNLFVFLDQFADSSINILVYCFSKTVVWEEWLEVKEDVMLKIMGIVEKHHLSFAFPSQSLYVESLPEVSLKEGAKI, encoded by the coding sequence ATGCGTTTATTATTGCGGTGGGTATTGGTATTATCGCTCTTTTTAAATCCTTTGAGAGCGGTTGAAGAGCATGAAACAGATGCGGTGGATTTGTTTTTGATTTTCAATCAAATCAACCAACTCAATCAAGTCATTGAAACTTACAAAAAAAACCCTGAAAGAAGTGCTGAAGTCTCTCTGTATAACACCCAAAAGAACGACTTGATTAAAAGTTTGACTTCTAAAGTGTTGAATGAAAGGGATAAGATCGGGATTGATATCAATCAAAATTTAAAAGAGCAGGAAAAAATCAAAAAGCGTTTGTCTAAAAGCATTAAGGGCGATGATTTCTACACTTTCATGAAAGATAGATTGTCTTTAGATATTTTGTTGATAGATGAAATTTTGTATCGTTTTATAGATAAAATCAGGAGCAGTATTGATATTTTTAGCGAACAAAAAGATGTGGAAAGTATCAGCGATGCTTTTCTTTTGCGTTTAGGGCAATTCAAACTCTACACTTTCCCTAAAAATTTAGACAATGTCAAAATGCATGAATTAGAGCAGATGTTTAGCGATTATGAATTGCGTTTGAACACTTATACCGAAGTCTTGCGTTACATTAAAAACCACCCTAAAGAAGTGCTTCCCAAGAACTTGATCATGGAAGTGAATATGGATTTTGTGTTAAACAAAATCAGCAAGGTTTTGCCTTTCACAACCCATAGCTTGCAAGTGAGTAAGATTGTGCTTGCTTTGACGATTTTAGCCTTATTGTTAGGTTTAAGGAAATTGATCACTTGGCTTTTAGCCTTATTATTAGATCGTATTTTTGAAATCATGCAGCGCAATAAAAAAATGCATGTCAATGTGCAAAGCAGCATTGTTTCGCCGGTTTCTGTCTTTTTGGCCTTATTCAGTTGCGATGTGGCTTTAGACATTTTCTACTACCCTAACGCATCGCCCCCTAAAGTTTCTATGTGGGTGGGCGCGGTGTATATCATGCTTTTAGCATGGTTAGTGATAGCACTCTTTAAAGGCTATGGGGAAGCGTTGGTTACCAATATGGCTACCAAAAGCACGCACAATTTTAGAAAAGAAGTGATCAACTTGATTTTAAAAGTCGTGTATTTTTTGATTTTTATTGTCGCGCTTTTAGGGGTTTTGAAACAACTAGGGTTTAACGTTTCAGCCATCATCGCTTCTTTAGGGATTGGGGGGTTAGCGGTGGCTTTGGCGGTTAAAGATGTGTTGGCGAATTTTTTTGCTTCTGTCATTTTATTGTTAGACAATTCGTTTTCTCAAGGGGATTGGATCGTGTGCGGTGAAGTGGAGGGCACGGTGGTGGAAATGGGGTTAAGGCGCACCACGATCAGAGCCTTTGACAACGCTCTTTTGTCCGTGCCTAATTCAGAATTGGCCGGAAAACCCATCAGGAATTGGAGCCGGCGTAAAGTGGGGAGGCGTATTAAAATGGAAATAGGTTTAACTTATAGCTCCAGTCAAAGCGCTTTACAGCTTTGCGTGAAAGACATTAAAGAAATGTTAGAAAACCACCCTAAAATCGCTAATGGAGCCGATAGCGCTTTGCAAAACGCGAGCGATTACCGCTACATGTTTAAAAAAGATATTGTTTCTATTGATGATTTTTTAGGGTATAAAAACAATCTGTTTGTCTTTTTAGATCAGTTTGCGGACAGCTCTATTAATATTTTGGTGTATTGCTTTTCTAAGACGGTGGTTTGGGAAGAGTGGCTAGAAGTCAAAGAAGACGTGATGCTAAAAATCATGGGGATTGTAGAAAAGCACCATTTGAGTTTTGCTTTCCCATCACAGAGTTTGTATGTGGAGAGTTTGCCAGAAGTTAGCCTGAAAGAAGGGGCTAAAATCTAA
- a CDS encoding glycosyltransferase family 4 protein gives MVIALVVDSFKDTSNGTSMTAFRFFEALKKRGHVMRVVAPHVDNLGSEEEGYYNLKERYIPLVTEISHKQHILFAKPDEKILRKAFKGADMIHTYLPFLLEKTAVKIAREMRVPYIGSFHLQPEHISYNMKLGWFSWLNTMLFSWFKSSHYRYIHHIHCPSKFIVEELEKYNYGGKKYAISNGFDPMFKFEHPQKSLFDTTPFKIAMVGRYSNEKNQSVLIKAIALSRYKQDIVLLLKGKGPDEKKIKLLAQKLGVKTEFGFVNSHELLEILKTCTLYAHTANVESEAIACLEAISVGIVPVIANSPLSATRQFALDERSLFEPNNAKDLSAKIDWWLENKLERERMQNEYAKSALNYTLENSVIQIEKVYEEAIRDFKNNPHLFKTLS, from the coding sequence ATGGTTATTGCTTTAGTCGTGGATAGCTTTAAAGACACCAGTAATGGCACTTCTATGACAGCGTTTCGTTTTTTTGAAGCGCTGAAAAAAAGAGGGCATGTGATGAGAGTGGTTGCCCCTCATGTGGATAATTTAGGGAGTGAAGAAGAAGGGTATTACAACCTTAAAGAGCGCTATATCCCCCTAGTTACAGAAATTTCACACAAACAACACATTCTTTTTGCTAAACCGGATGAAAAAATCTTAAGGAAGGCTTTTAAGGGAGCGGATATGATCCATACTTATTTGCCTTTTTTGCTAGAAAAAACAGCCGTAAAAATCGCGCGAGAAATGCGAGTGCCTTATATTGGCTCTTTCCATTTACAGCCAGAGCATATTTCTTATAACATGAAATTGGGGTGGTTTTCTTGGCTAAACACCATGCTTTTTTCGTGGTTTAAATCTTCGCATTACCGCTATATCCACCATATCCATTGCCCGTCAAAATTCATTGTAGAAGAATTAGAAAAATACAACTATGGAGGGAAAAAATACGCTATTTCTAACGGCTTTGATCCCATGTTTAAATTTGAACACCCGCAAAAAAGCCTTTTTGACACCACGCCCTTTAAAATCGCTATGGTAGGGCGCTATTCTAATGAAAAAAATCAAAGCGTTCTCATTAAGGCGATTGCTTTAAGCCGATACAAGCAAGACATTGTATTATTGCTCAAAGGCAAAGGGCCTGATGAGAAAAAAATCAAACTTTTAGCCCAAAAACTAGGCGTAAAAACGGAGTTTGGGTTTGTCAATTCCCATGAATTGTTAGAGATTTTAAAAACTTGTACCCTTTATGCGCACACAGCCAATGTGGAAAGCGAAGCGATTGCGTGTTTAGAGGCTATTAGCGTGGGGATTGTGCCTGTTATCGCTAATAGCCCTTTAAGCGCAACCAGGCAATTCGCTCTAGATGAACGATCGTTATTTGAGCCTAATAACGCTAAAGATTTGAGCGCTAAAATAGATTGGTGGTTAGAAAACAAGCTTGAAAGAGAAAGAATGCAAAACGAATACGCTAAAAGCGCTTTAAACTACACTTTAGAAAATTCAGTCATTCAAATTGAAAAGGTTTATGAAGAGGCGATCAGAGATTTTAAAAATAACCCCCATCTCTTTAAAACCTTATCGTGA